The Scylla paramamosain isolate STU-SP2022 unplaced genomic scaffold, ASM3559412v1 Contig2, whole genome shotgun sequence nucleotide sequence attttctgttaatgaaggagtttttggctagttggagaacagacttggcatggttccgggcagaaatataaagtgcatgagattctggtgaaggaaggcttaagtaccttttgtgggccacctctctatcatgtatagcacgagaacaagctgtgttaaaccaaggtttagaaggtttaggacgagaaaaagagtgaggaatgtacgcctccatgccagacactatcacctctgttatgcgctcagcacacaaagacgggtctctgacacggaagcagtagtcattccaaggaaaatcagcaaaataccgcctcaggttcccccaactagcagaggcaaaacgccagaggcaccttcgcttagggggatcctgaggagggattggagtgataggacaagataaagatatgagattgtgatcggaggagcccaacggagaagaaagggtgacagcataagcagaaggattagaggtcaggaaaaggtcaagaatattgggcgtatctccaagacggtcaggaatacgagtagggtgttgcaccaattgctctaggtcatggaggatagcaaagttgtaggctagttcaccaggatggtcagtgaagggagaggaaagccaaagctggtggtgaacattgaagtctccaagaatggagatctctgcaaaagggaagagggtcagaatgtgctccactttggaagttaagtagtcaaagaatttcttatagtcagaggagttaggagagaggtatacagcacagataaatttagtatgagaatgactctgtagtcgtagccagatggtggaaaactcggaagattcaagagcgtgggcacgagagcaggttaagtcattgcgcacataaacgcagcatccagctttggatcgaaaatgaggatagagaaagtaggagggaacagaaaaggggctactgtcagttgcctcagacacctgagtttcagtgaggaaaagaagatgaggtttagaagaggagaggtggtgttctacagattgaaaattagatcttagaccgcgaatgttgcagaagttaatgaagaaaaagttgaggggggtgtcaagacacttagggtcgtcgacggaaaggcagtccgacctggggacatttatggtcccctccccagatggggactccgaggctggtgtaggagtcgccatgattttaaaatttttggagtgaagggtgtgtgtgttattaggtgcttgtagttttgtgtggaggaagagagttgtctttagagggcaggttgtgactacccccttgtgttgtgagacacaaagggaaacgttcagtgaggtcacagctgggtttaatgataagttcacagcaccccccgaacagtgctttagacctcactgggagtaattatcgtttcggcaggtgtctactgcctcctctgataatattttgaacagtaagtattctgtacacagcattaatactgtgataacattttgaacagtaagtattctgtacacagcgttaatactgtgataacattttgaacagtaagtattctgtacacagcattaatactctgataacattttgaacaaaTATACCGGAGAAAAAATGTGTTCGTGTTTTTGACGACTCAGTGAAGTGTGGGTGAGTGACCCAACTTTGGGCTGTGACCCaagggttaagaaccactgaccCAAGGTGATGCACTCTTCCAGGCacttgctgtgagagagaggggagacctGTGCACCGCTGTGCTGCTCTGTGCTTAGATGTCCCTGGTTCACTCCTGAGGCTGTACCATTCTTGCCCTTATTGTgagtatgtctgtgtgtgtgtgtgtgtgtgtgtgtgtgtgtgtgtgtgtgtgtgtgtgtgtgtgtgtgtgtgtgtagttgacaATTACTGAAGGGTTTGTGACTTGACCCGTCCCACAAGTGACAAAGACGGCATCACGTTGGTCAGTGCTTGCAGAAATGGCTCTTTCTGAGACGTGGGTACAGTTTGTAATGGCCGCCACTCTTCCCTGCTCCACAGACCAGGCCAGCATCCAGGCCGCTGCCCTGCCTGGCACTGACGGCTGTCTGGCCTCCCCGAGGGTCCCTGCAGGACTGGACGCGGCgtgtgctggagggagtggtgctGCGGTGGAGGTTGTGAGGCCGGGCAGCAGCATGAGCggccggcggcggcggcaacagcggcagcagcagcagcaaccagcctcaggtgtggggaggcACAGGTGTGGTGGCAAGAATCACCTGGAGGCAGGCAGCTCTGtccacagaggagagagcaagtttgagtgccagcagtgtgacaaAACTTTTGTATCCAGACAAGGCCTTGACtaccacaccctgacacaccgtggtgttagaaattatgagtgtggtgagtgtggcaaGAAATTTACCACAAAGTCTCAgctcaccagacacaccctgacacacagtggtgttaagaattatgagtgtgatgagtgtgggaagaaatttacccacaagtcttccctcaccacacacacccggacacacagtggtgttaagaattatgagtgtgatgagtgtgggaagaaatttacccacaagtcttccctcaccacacacaccctgacacacagtggtctTAAGAactatgagtgtgatgagtgtggcaaaagatttcCTACCATTTCTCATCTCAATAAACACATCTTCAGACACACTGGCTTGAGGGAGTTcaagtgtgatgtttgtggcaagtgtttcaagacaaGGGGTTGATATTGCCAGGCACATGAGGGTCCACTTTTGAGGTGTGTTGTATGCATGAGTGGGACCACACCCATgcctgtgatggtggtggtggtgatggtggtggtggcagtggcggcagtggtggcaaccgtgcctgtgtgtgctgtgagggaaTAATGGCCCCAGCAAttgttttgtgtggtggtggtggcggtggcggccaTGCCCAGGTGTGCTGTGAGGGAGCAGTGGCCGCAGCAGTTGTTTTGTTGGCAGTGCAGGTGTGactttcaataaatgtgtgtgtaacATCATGCcacgttcttttcctttttgagtGGTGGTGTGTCGGCTCCCTGTGTCTGGTGTTTGCTGCGCCAAGTTGTGGCAGCCACAAGCATTGCCCCACACTTGCTTCGCTGGATCTGAGCGGCCACATCCCTCACCACTCCGCCGGCCTGTCGGTGCTCTCTTGTGTGCACTGGGTGTGCCTGAGCCGTTGTGCTGACGCTGGGGAGTCTTCGGCAAGCACAAGTGTCTTGCGTGGTGGTGTAAGAATGTGTGTTGGGTCTTTCATATCAATTAGGAAGAGCAGGGGACCCAGCACAGAGCCCTGGGGTGCCCTGCTGTGCACTTTCACTCTGCTGCACTCTGCTGCATGTACTCTTGTGCATCTATGtgatggacctgatgaggtctttaagtggtacaggGACCATAGCAAGGGTAACATAAGAAAAATTCTCAGGATACAACAAATAattggttcaagcttgaaaaaaagttatgtttaaagagacaggaaggaaatggttctcaaatagtggtggatgactggaaGTGACTGAGTAATCTGGTTGTTAGTGCTGCGTCAGTAGGGAGGtttgaaagattagacaaatgtaCGGACGGGGATGACGGGTGGAAACTGGCAGGCACTCTCTACAGGGACTGGCACGTGttggcctggtggcttcctgcgccaacccttgtgttcttgtgctcCGGGGCCAGTTCTGGGCAGCTTGCATTTCAGTCGGCAGTGTGGCGCAGCATTGAAGGCTGTTACAAAGATGCACAGCGTCCAAAGGGCGAGTGTAGTCGTGCacgtttggccagccactaaccctttgactgccacttggtacacctttccctcatcaccaatcactgagacacctttacttgCTCCACAGGCACATCcagtctttgaactgggaagaaattgcaaaatatattcttgcgctgctgctggtgctgctgactgtgttgtgttgcagggaaGGGGTCCAGGGACAGGCAGGTTGGTCACACTTAACCCTTCCTGTGTGAATGCATGTTGCTTCTCACCAAACACTTTTCTGGCCTGTAAATCTCGAGTGTTTCATCCCTGACCACTTCCCCCGTGGCTTGTGTGCTGTGCTTGTAAGGCTTGCTGGGGCACCACCACTGGCTGCCGTCCCAACACTGACACCTCTGCAggtgaacaccaccaccaaggtctatacagggtgtctcaagaggaaaggaacaccAACACTAATAACACAGTCTTCTGATGCCTAACACAACACTGTCTTCTAGTGGTCAGTCtctgtcatttttctcttttcatttcttttttctctttatacaaGTGTTgtcaatcagtctgtctgtctgtcatactcgtatttctctggtcatttctttctcctcttctcttctcttcatacaGGGGttgtcaatcaatcagtctgtctgtcatatttctctgttcatttctttctcctcttctcttctcttcatacaGGTGTTatcaatcagtctgtctgtcatatttctctgttcatttctttctcctcttctcttcatacaAGTGTTATCAATTAATTTGTGTCATATTCCtcaatccatttctttcttgtcttctcttctttccctcatacaAGTGTTACCAGTTAATCACACATTCctctgttcatttctttcttctcttctcttgttttctcttcacaCAGGAGTTATGAACCAATCTGTGTCAGTTCCTCACTTTACTGGCCAAGAACACATTACATTGTAGTCTTGGTGCTGTAATGCTAACACACTCCAGggcaagaacaaggacaagaaacaagaacaagccTGGGAAACAAAAtgcataaagaaaaggaggaacaaaaacaaaactggtgaactaggaaaacaaaacaaagcaaaacagtaCTGGTTTACTaggaacaacaacacaaactgGTGAAttattttgacacacacacacacacacacacacacacacacacagtttaacaATTTCATAACCAAGACGTACAGTAGCAGGTTAAGGTTCCCTCATTAGCACTCTTGACCTAACAAAAGTGCAAACTACAGTATTGGTCCCTTCTCATTACAACAAATACTTAATATAAATGTTAGTggtgtacattctctctctctctctctctcttgactattttcattaacatttttttcatctgtttacacatttcctctctctttatacTTTTGACAAttaattattctattttcttaagttctgttcatcttttccctctttataCTTTTAAAAATTAATCATTTAAtacttcttaatttttcatctctttcctctctttttaattttgacaattaataatgtcattttttttttttttatctctttcctctctttatattTTCGACATTTAATCATTCCATTTACACTGAAGTTTTTCAAGCAATTGTGCACAGTTTCCATTAAGAGACGAGTGAGCCAAACATCAGTGGTCATACAGCTTTTGTAAATGCAGAGGAAAGGGAGttataaaaagagagaggggggggtgtcaCAGGGGAGTGAGAAGGCAGCTGTGTTGAAGGAAGAGTATTAAAGCAaactgaaaatgagaaaacgGATACTGGCTTAAACTGTAGCattagaagacagctaaatcTTTGAATCCCTTGTTGTTTACCTGATCCTCCAAACTCTTGCCTgaacaaaagacaaaagcaaTCCAAagtgagaagaataaagaaaaaagaagaaaaaaagaaaagacaaaatagataCAGGCTTAAACTGTAGCATTAGAAGACAAGCCTGCTCATCCCTTCTCCTGGCTTTAGCCTCTACTGTTCTTATCCTTGCTTTAACTAACAATCTACTCCCCCAGTCTCCTACATGCCTCAGGTCTTTCTCTGCATTCCTGACTGCCATCTGACCCTGccattctctattttcttcctcaccatcctGTCGCCTAACTTCTgccgttcttcctttgtgttcttcgtTTCCActgttccatttctttttttttttttttttccaagatgaGGTTCCCTCTGCTCTAAATATCTTTTCAAGCCATCTCTCCTCGCCGAGTCCTTCTATCTTCCTAAGTAAATTAAGTTTTCCTTTCTCAACCCTGTCCCTGAATGTGCTTCATCACATCTCACCTCAGATTGCCTCTACTGCTGTACTGTTTGGGAGCCCTAAACTCCACCTGCTTGTAATGTTCGTGATCTCTCTAACTTCATGAGATCTCCCTCCCGGTAATGGTAAGTAATTTGTGATCTGTACAAACAGTAAGCCATTCCTTTCCACACGCTTCTGTTAATTGCATACTTGTTAATCGATCATGCTTGTCATCCTCCTGGCttccccttcatttattttcccttacttttctcctcatACTCACTCTATCACTTATATACATTTATCTACTACTTCTAGCACAATGCTTCCCAGCACTCACTGGCTTCCTCCTGTGCTGTTATATTGTCACCTAACATTTCCTGTCACTGTATCTAATGTTGCACTCCCTCCCGTACTCCTCTGCTATTCTAACACTGTGTCATCTGCGTATGCTAGGCGTCCTAATCTACTGTCTCCAACCCTTGCTCTTATTTCATAATCCTTACTAGCAATTCCTCTACGTataaaaatatagatgtaaGTACACTTGCAAACAATACATATAATTGTTTTTAACGTCCCTTTAAGAGTTGCATAATTGATAAATACTGCACTGCGTAACTTCAAATTACAATAAGAATATTTCATTCTTGTAATAAATACTAACAATGAAAATCTCAACTGTCAGAATTTTTTAAATCTCCAGAAATTGTGGCAATAAATCTCCAGAAATTGTGGCAGTAAATCTCCAGAAATTTTAGCGGCATCATCTGACAATAATGAAACCTTTTTCCCGCCCAGACACCGCCGTGTGCACAGCGCACTGGTCACCACATTGGTATTGCAAGGTTTCTGAGTGATAAAGTGGGTCTACCTGTCACATGAGTTACTCCAGAGATGTTTCAAAGTTTATAAGTAGGTTTTACAAGGGTTATAAGTGGGTATTACAAAATcttagtggtattagtagtactagtggtatTAGCTACAGAGGCAAGACGAGGTGTGAAGTGGTTGTACCTGTCATGGCAGCCACTACAGGGTTATTACAAGGTCAATAAGTGTGCTATACAAGGGTTAAGTAGTTTTACTCGCAATATTTCCCGACCAATCAAAGGCTACAACGAAGCTGCCAAGTGGTTCTGTCTGTCATTAGCCACAACAGGCATTTCAGACTGGTTGTGGTTCCAGCTGCTGCATTACAAGGTTAACATAACAGCGTAGGCAATGGTCGGTATTACAGCCGTCATGTTGGTCACCACAGAGATATTGCAAGATATATACGTGGTTGAGTGGTGCTGTATTAGTCAGGGGAAGTGGGGATGTGTTTAACGAAGCTTTTAAGTGGTTTCACCTGTCAGGTTAGCCGCCACAGATGTAATTTACACTGTGGTTAAGTAATTACATCTGCCGTATCAGTTATCACAGGTATTTGAAGGTTTATAAGCAATTACACTCGTCATACTAATGATGAGCTCAGGTGTTACGAGGTTCATGAGTGACAAGATGGTTCCCTCTGCCTCGCCAGACTCGCAGCACCCACCCCGCCTCTCTGCTTCAGTCACCagcctgcccctccctccctacttgCCTTCCTCCCACCCCCTGGACAGGCAGCGTGCAGGCTTGGTAGACACAGATGAAGCATTCTTTCCCCAGCACTTGCCTTCACACCCACGGCCACGGGCCCCTCCGTCACAGCGTTAACCACCCAACAAGCACCGCATCACAGCCAGGCGGGGTACAACTGCCATCATGATAGTTTGCATCAACGACCCAACAATACCCAATTATCTGCCACTACAGACGAGTAATGTGTGCGTGGCTTCATTATCttgtacacagagagagagagagagagagagagagagagagagagagagagagagagagtttgttaaTTTATTGCGCCAGTCTACAGAAAACACCATACAAAACTACTCCTGACAGTATAAATTGATAATTCAGATAATGACATGATGAAGGCAAGCAGGTTATGGTCTGGCAGCGTATCAAAGGGAGTGACAGCAGACATAAATGAATTAACGGTGCTGGTTTagcttgttaactacctgtcatgaattaacggtgctagtttggcttgttaactacatgtcatgaattaacggtgctggtttggcttgttaactacctgtcatgaattaacggtgctacttcggcttgttaactacctgtcatgaattaacggtgctggtttggcttgttaactacctgtcatgaattaacggtgctactttggcttgttaactacctgtcatgaattaacggtgctactttggcttgttaactacctgtcatgaattaacggtgctactttggcttgttaactacctgtcatgaattaacggtgctactttggcttgttaactacctgtcatgaattaacggtgctactttggcttgttaactacctgtcatgaattaacggtgctactttggcttgttaactacctgtcatgaattaacggtgctggtttggcttgttaactacctgtcatgaattaacggtgctggtttggcttgttaactacctgtcatgaattaacggtgctggtttggcttgttaactacctgtcatgaatCATCTTTGGTATGTGATCTACACTTAATATTGCGATCTGTGTGTTATGAATCTTTTGTATGCAATGTACACTTTATATTGTGATCTACAACAAGAAAGGTTGTACTcatcaagaacaaggaaaacacttgTTCTGGTTTGGAGAGAAAATGTCTGGTTAGAGTCTGACGCAGGAGTGGAATGTCTGTTGTAGCGTCGAAGTTCCAAGAAGAGACCGTGAGACACTTCACCCAGTCATTCAGAGAGAAGTCGCTGAAGGCTCAGTAATCCATTCCAATGACTCGCCAGCTTACTCTAATTTAAACCAACTcaaatttcatcatttttccgtaaatcatcatcaatattacgGCGATTCTAACATCGGAGGTCGTACTCAAGGAACTGAAAGATCCTGGCTTGATGCGAAGATTCGTATATTGAAAATAATGTGAGGCATCGATCAAAGAACATTTCAGTCACCGAGACTACTTGTGTTGGCGGATGATGACAAAACAAGCTCCTGACGTCTATGTAGCATGTTTAGCCCATGTACTGTACGTGCTGCTCATCGCTACAAtatgaagacaagaaaaaaataattacattttctctctatgCTATATATCATTCCAGAATAAATATTTGTACAGTGTAGATACTTTTCCTTGTAGATAATAAGCCAAAGTACGgtgaagatatttttttccctgtagaTAACAAGCATAGCACCGAATAAACAATATAGCACCGAATTAACAATAGAGTGAAGCTGGCTTTGAAAGTAGATAAGACAAGATAGAACTTGTGATATTTTAACTTCAAAAGGCATCATAgaacataaatacataaggGGGCAGTTAGCAGGCAAAAAATTATGGTGAGCTAACAGCCGCCAAACTGTGAGTGGCGGGTCATGACGAGCAGGTAGGTGGTCTTCCTGCAGCAGGCATTGGCATACGTCAAGGAGAGGCTGTCCACGTGGGAGCAGGTCTCCCACAGCAGGACAGTGCAGGCAGTAGTGTTGCAGGTTACTGGAGTCAGGAGAGTGGCACAGGGACAGGAGGTATAATGAAGCTCGTCTGCCAAGCCCGCAACCTGCCACAGGGGTCGGTAGCAGAGTCTTAGCCGCGCCGACACCACACTGTGTTTTCGGACCCACAGGCCCCGACGGCGGTGCTCAAAGCGATGATGACGAAATGCATCATGGTGCTGAATGGTGACGCTGGCCGCCCGCTGGTCATCCGTCCTGATGCTGGTCGAGAGTAGAGAAGCTGCTCGGATCCTGGACTTGAGGCACTGGAGGGAGGGGCTGGGGCCAGCGTGAGGGGCAGGCAGTCCTCATGCAGCTTTAGCCAGGCGATCCACGGCGTCACCATGAGACAGCGAGACACGTGAGGGATCCACACAAACTTGATATCTAGTGACCAGTCATGAGCCAGAGCCAGGCCTGTCAAGATCCTGTTCACCAGGTGACGAGGGGCAGGGTTCGAAGATGTAAGGGCATGAAGGGCTGCCTGTGAGTCACATATAATAACCCCGTTTAGGCTGCCCTGACAGAGGGGACACAGCATCCAAGATGCCGTGTAGCTCACAGAACGTGGAACTGGAGCGAGTCGGCAGCCGACGCCCAACCCAGCCCACTTCTGGTGGTTCCGTGCCAGGGGAGAAAACTGCACCTCCCGCTGTGCCGTCCATCTGCACAGACAGACCCATCCGTGTATGTGGTGCGGCGAATCGATGGTGGAGACTGTCGCTATGGCGTCCATTGCTAGGTGTTTCTGCaggaccggagagagagagagagagagagagagagagagggcggggatAAGAACAGGatgggggcagggggagggagacgggagtggggagagagagagaggtggctgaGTGATACACGTCCTGACTGTCCTGCAAAACTATACCTGCCCGAATGTCTACTTCGCTCCTGCTGACTTCCCTTTCACTCGTCTCTCCACACAGtcccggcaccaccaccaccatccactctcttcctgcctcCACTCTGACATCCCCCGTCCCCCCGTCCCCTCAGCATTATTCGGGCACTCAGGAGGTTTGTAATGACATCAGCGTTTTCATCCAAGGGTTACGTTATGTCTGGATTAATGCAGTTCATTAAATCCATTGCTAATCCCTTCATTGTTTAGATTgcggaataaaagaaagttttTGCCCAGAAATGAACAGTCGCTGTCTTAAGATGATCAGGTTGAGGTTATTTCCACAAAACCCTAGAGGTGGCGTGACCATTCTGACACAAGCTTggccgcgcgcgcgcacacacgcctTGCCTGCACTGGACCGAGTCACTGCAAACTTCCGCTTTCAGAAACGCTTAGCTCTCTCAACACGACTGTTTTccgaggccacagagatgactagtcgggttctcaagagtgtttctcctgttaacaatgaagaaatcttgttgatctgtctCTGGAACTCTAAAAACTCCTTTAAAAACGCTATTTTCCACTATTTTTCAATGCCAGAGATGATTACCCTGGCTTTCTCCGGTTAACaatgtatatatctttttttttaatctgccactagaactaAAACATCTgtaaaacccgtgtcacttcaactaaatcCTGATGAATATAACAGAGATGGGGTTTCAGAACAAGGTGGCGTGCGTATTAGTCCCTGGAGCCACGCCCGTTCCCACACCTCGATGCTTCCCTGTCTTATGTTTAGGCAAGAGTTGTACAGGTCCCGTGCTTGGCGTGGGCAATGGGGAGTATCGGCCCAGTGAAGCGAAGGTATGTTAAAAAAACGCGCCAAAAGTTCGAAGCACGACTTGATCCCCTGAGCATTCCACCTCGTGTTTCGCGTCGTCCCGTCACTTGTCCTGGTGCTGCGAGTGCTGTGCGTGCCTCGGTGGTGCTGCGAGTGCTGTGCGTGCCTCGGTGGTGCtgcgtgtgtgttggtggtgtgcaGGCTGTGCTGTCCTGAGGGGGTCACATTTGTAGCAGGTGTCAGTTTGTGGGGGTGTTAAGGCAATGTGACCAGATTTTTTGGGGAAATTGTGTTGAGGTGGTCACTCAGAGCAGACATCagatgcattttatttattgcatttttatttattgttttgttagtttatttatttatattttttacatgtAGAAAATTTTATAAGAACCTTTCTGGGGGGATTACCGTAGCCTACTTATTAGCAGACGCAATTAAaccgtttatttgtttatttctgcgCAAAATATGACGGCTATTCAACATGTGATCTGTACAGTGAAGGAACCAGCTGTGAAATTAGTGAACTGAATGGATCTAAACCTAACTGAACCCCGAGATAGAAACGATAATATCACACCAACAttaacca carries:
- the LOC135095959 gene encoding zinc finger protein 737-like; translated protein: MALSETWVQFVMAATLPCSTDQASIQAAALPGTDGCLASPRVPAGLDAACAGGSGAAVEVVRPGSSMSGRRRRQQRQQQQQPASGVGRHRCGGKNHLEAGSSVHRGESKFECQQCDKTFVSRQGLDYHTLTHRGVRNYECGECGKKFTTKSQLTRHTLTHSGVKNYECDECGKKFTHKSSLTTHTRTHSGVKNYECDECGKKFTHKSSLTTHTLTHSGLKNYECDECGKRFPTISHLNKHIFRHTGLREFKCDVCGKCFKTRG